A segment of the Bacillus licheniformis DSM 13 = ATCC 14580 genome:
CATCGGGGTAAACGGACAGATCGGTACGATTTGCTGGCCTGGTTTGACACCGATGCGTTCGGCATCTTCCCTGTCATCCGCCCCGATATCAATCATCATGTTTTTGATATCCATCGGACGTCTCCTCTGCTCATCTGTCAAAAGATGAGGAGGCGTGCTCGCGATGACGCCGGGGATCGGTCCGTTGTCCGTGTGGATTTCCACCCGCTGGGCCAATAAAACCTGACTCCACCAGCCGCCCAGCGTTTGAAACCGAAGCAGGCCGTTATCTGTAATTGATGTGACCATAAACCCCACTTCATCCATATGGCCGGCCACCATAATTTTTGGACTGCCTTCAGGTCCATGTTTAACGCCGAACACGCTTCCAAGTCTGTCCTGGATGATCTCATCAGCATATTTTTCAAGCTCTTTTTTCATGAAGCGACGGACAAGATGTTCGTTTCCCGGGGCGCCGGGGAGCTCCGTAAGCGTTTGAAAAAGCGTTCTCGTTTCCTGATTCATCTGTTTCCCTCTTTTCTTATGTATCTCTCTACATTTTACATAAGTGTGCGATGTGTTTCCAGAAGAGAGCCCATCCTTAACACGGACGGACATGTTCTGTATAATGAAAAAAACAAGCTTTGGAGGTGCTGAAAGGATGAAACTGCGCCACTTTCTTATTGGAGCCGGCATCGGCATTGCCGCGGCCGTCGTTGTCAAACAATATGTCATGCAGCCTTACATTTCTTCTGAAAAAGCGCTGCGCATCGTCAAGTCCGCTTTTAAACAGAGAGGCCCGATCGACGGTTCATGGATATATACCGTTCCGGAAGCCTATACCGTAAACGGCGAAACCGTCATGGTGTACAAAACAGGCATTACGCGTTCCGCTTTCCGAGAGCTCGAACAGTACGAAGTCATGGTTGATGCAAAAACAGGCATGATCGTAGATGTAATTGATACAGCAGCATAGCATCAAAAAAGATGCGGCCATCAGGGCCGCATCTTTTTATATGGCGCGAATCGGCCGGTAGACCGGATGCCACATCGCATCCTGCACCGCCTGAATCACATCGTCCGGCTCGTTTTCTGCAACTCCGTCTTCTATGGCTGCTTTGATGACAGCCGTTGCCACGGTTGCGGAAACCGTGCGCAAATCCTCAACTTCCGGAAGAAGCGCGGCGCCGGGCCGGCCCGTATCAACCATACCCGCGATCGCAGCCGCGCTGGCGTAAAACATGTTGTCCGTAATCAGTCTTGCTTTTGATACGAGCGTTCCGAGCCCAAGGCCGGGGAATACAAAGGCATTATTCGCCTGGCCGATCGCATAACGGGTGCCGCTGTATTCCACAGGCGCAAACGGGCTTCCTGTGGCGACGAGCGCCCGCCCTTCCGTCCAATTGATCAAATCTTCAGGCCTTGCTTCAGATAACGGCGTCGGATTGGACATCGGGAATATAGCCGGCCGTTTCACATGCTTTGCCATTTCTTTTACAATTTCCTCTGTAAATGCGCCCGATACCGTCGAGGTTCCAATCAAAATGGTAGGCTGCACTCTTTTAACCACCTCGAGCAGATCAATTGCATCCCCCGGGCCGTTCCGGCTGAAGTCTTTTACCTCGTCAGCAGGCCTTGCATACGGTTGTTGAATGTCCTGCAAGTCGTTCATATCATCTGTCAGCAAACCGTTCCGATCAACACACCAAAAACGGCGGTATGATTCCTCTTCCGACACTCCCTCTTGAACGAGTGCGGCGCGAATTTGCTCAGCATTGCCGATTCCGGCCGTCCCCGCTCCAAATATGACCACTTTATGATCCTTCAGCGGCATTTTTGATATTTTAACGGCCGCAAGCACCGCTGCGAGGGTAACAGCTCCTGTGCCTTGAATGTCATCATTAAAGGTGCAAATTTTGTCTTTGTATTTTTTCAAAATCTGACGCGCGTTCTGCGTTCCGAAATCTTCCCAGTGCAGCAAAACGCCCGGAAACGTCTCGGTTGCGATTTGAACGTATTGATCAATAAACGATTCATAACGCTCGCCCCTGATCCTCGAATGCTGATTCCCGACATAAAGCGGATCGTTCAGAAGCCTTTCCTGGTTCGTCCCCGCATCAATGACTACTGGCAGGACCCTGTTAGGATCGATGCCCGCAGCTGCAGTATAAACAGCAAGCTTTCCGATCGAAATGGCGATGCCGCCGACTCCCCAATCCCCGATTCCGAGAATTCCTTCAGCATCAGTGGCCACGATCAAATCGATCCGGCTTCTTTTAGCGGCCAGATTTTCAAATGCCGTTTTCATGCCTTCAGGGTCATTAACCGACAAAAACAGCCCCCGCGGCTTTCTGTATTCATGGCTGTATTGCTGTATTGCCGTTCCGACAGTCGGGGTATAGACAATCGGCAGCATTTCTGTCATATGGTCGTTCAGAAGCCTGTAGAACAGCACTTCATTTCGATCATGAAGCGCCGTTAAATAGACGTTTTTGCTCAAATCATCAGGCTGTGATTGGAACTGTTTATACGCCCGTTTTGCCTGTTCTTCAAGCGTCAGCACCTTGGGAGGAAGCAATCCTGTCAAGCCGAGAGCATCCCTTTCCTCCGGAGGGAAGGCAACCCCTTTGTTCAACAGGGGAGTCGCAAGGACTTCAAATCCTCTTAACCGCGTCTCGATCACTTGTTCATTTAATTTATTGTGGCTCACCCGTCGTCTTCCTTTCAAAAGTTAGTTACCCTTAGAATGGATAACAACAAAGCAAACCATTCACCAAAATAGCTAGCGGCTTTCTCTTTTTACTGACTCTGCAATATCGCCGTTTTCATCCCATTTTAATGCTCTGTAAAGGGCATCGTGGTAAAAAATGTACCAGGCGTTTTTCTCGGCGGCCTTCGCCTGCCATGCTTGCTTCGCGGCAATCGATGTCATCGGATAATCGTCGTACGCCAGCACCCAGAGAGGATTTTGATGGGCGTGCGTCGGCATAATGTCAGCCATATGAAGGGCCGTTTCACCGGCATCTTCGAGAACGATCACGGAATGGCCGTCGCTGTGGCCGCCTGTATGATGCATCGTGATTCCGGGCAAAACTTCAAGCTTCTCGTCGAAGGTTCTCACTTGATGCTGAACCGCTTCCCAGTTCTCTTTCCAATATGTATTTTTGGAGCGGATATTCGGGTTTCTCATCTCTTCCCATTCGATTGCAGACGTGTAAATCGCCGCATTTGGAAACACGGAAACAAGGCTTTCTCCCTCATAGCGCGTCAATCCGCATGCATGGTCAAAATGGAGATGAGTCATCAAAACGGCTTTGATATCTTCCGTTGAGAGCCCGAGTGCTTTTAACGAGTCATCAATTGACGATTCTTCGGTGACTCCGTAATTTCGTTTTTGCTTATCCGTCAGTTTGCCGAGCCCGATACCGGAATCGATCAGCAGGTTCGTGCCGTCTTTCTGAACTAGTATAGGATCTGTTCTAAGTTCGATTTGATTTTTCTCATTGGCGTAATACTTTTTTGACCAAAGCGGCTTGGGAACAACGCCGAACATGGCGCCTCCGTCCATGTGCGTGACGCCTCCGTTCAGCCATGTCAGCTTGATTCGTCCGATTGTTAAAGTTTCCATGATCATCCCTCCTCTTCCTATCGTAGCAAAAAATGCAACCTGAATCAGCTTCATTTGAAAGCAAAAAAACAGACTGCAGGAAGCAGTCTGTTTTTTTATGTTCGCCATTCAGCTTCGACTCTGTAGATCGGCTGGCCTTTAGCGGCGAACTTTTCTTCGTATTCGGTCATCACATTTCCTTCAAAATCGCTTTGATGCAGGTCAAGGCTGACGAATGTCAAAACGAGTCCGTATTCGGAAAAACTGGTGAGGGAGTACTCAAACAACCCGCGGTTATCGGTTTTAAAATGAATCGCTCCCTTGCCTCCGAGCACCTGCTCATACTTTTTCAAGAACGCATGATTGGTAAGACGGCGCTTTTCATGGCGCTTTTTCGGCCACGGGTCGGAAAAATTCAAATAGACCCGGTCGACTTCCCCGTCTGCAAAAACGTCTGAAAGCATATTGGCATTGATGTTCAAGAGCTTTACATTCGGCGCCTCTGTCTGCTTTACTTTATCAACAGCGGTTACGATGACGCTTTTAAATAGTTCGATTCCGATATAGTTTACATCCGGGTTTTGCAGGGCCATTCCTGAAATAAATTGCCCTTTTCCGGTTCCTACTTCGATGTGGATCGGGTTGTCATTTCCAAAAACGGAATGCCATTTCCCTTTGTATTGAGACGGCTCGCTGATCACAATATGAGAGTTTTCAGCCAGGTAGTCATCCGCCCATGGCTTGTGACGCATTCGCATGTACTTACACCTCTATCTGTTATATCGTCTTACAACATACCATGAAACGCAGGAATCCCGCAAGGCCTCTTCCAAAGCAAAAAAGACCGAAGATCGGCCTCCGGGTCTTTCGCGTATAAATTACAGCTTTCTGAACATTTTAATCCATATACTCCGAGAATGAAGGGAAGTGCCAATATTATGGGCTTAAATCAGCAAAATCAGATTCATCTATTAAAAGACATTCTCTCAGACCATCAAGCAGACTGCACCGGAACCGTCGCTGAATGCGAACAGATGGAGCGGATTATCAAGTCTTTAATGGCAAACACGAATCTTGACGCCGGCTTGAAAGGCGTTTTGGAAGACATTTATTTGTACAGCCAGAAGGGAAGATCTTCCGCTTCGATCAACAACCACATTCAGGAGCACCAGGATTATCTCACGCAATGGGTGGAAGATATCGACTCATTTTCATGAGGACCTGGCGAGACGCTCCATTAATTCATGCAGCTGTTCCAGCCCCTGGTGAAAGCCTTCCTGATTGCCTTTCGCTTTTTGCCAGAGTGTCGTCATTGCTTTTTCCGCCAATACGTACCAGGCCATTCTCAGCCTGAGATTGTCTGTAAGAGAAGAGCCGTAGCGTTCGAGCCAGCTTCCCCATTCCCGCTCTTCAACGTAATGATAAAGAAGCGGCCCCAGATCGATCGCGGGGTCTGCAATCATCGCTCCATCCCAATCGATTAAATAAAGCTGGTTCTGATCTGTAAGAAGCCAATTATTATGATTGACATCGCAGTGACAGACGACCTTTTCTCCGGACTGTACATCTTCAAGATGGTGCTCCAGATACAAAAGGGCCTGGTCCAGCTGCGGTATCGGATATTGCCGGGCCTGGATAAACTGCTTCAATTGAGTGATTACAGAGCTTGGCTGAAAAGGCTGTTTGCCGAGTCTCTTCAGCATATCCAAAAGCTCTTTGGAGCTGTGAATTTTCCGAAGCATCTCAGCCACCGCCTGGCTGTTCATATCCTTCGGCTTCAGCTCTCTTCCCTTGAGCCAGTGCTGTGCCGTAATCACATCCCCGTTTTCCATTCGTTTTGTCCAAACGAGCTTAGGAACAATTCCTTCCGCGGACAGGACAGCCAAAAAAGGAGAGCTGTTGCGCTTTAAAAAAAGCTGCTGTCCATTATGTTCTGCATAATATGCGTCTCCTGTAGCTCCTCCTGCGGGGGAAATCTCCCATTCGCTACCTAGTAATTGTCCCAACCAGTTCATATCGATTTTCAACCCATCATTTCATTAAAAGATTTTAAAAAGCATCTGCCCCCTAGAGCGGGCAGCAAACTGCTTGTATTGTCGTCTCTTTATATTCAAATAAAAAGACGGCTATTGAGAGTCATTTGTGCTAAACAATAGCCGTCTTTTAAATTTTAGCGCTAGACGCCAAACTTCGTCAAGCAAAACTAAAAAATCCCTTTTGGTTCGTATAAAACATAGGTCCCGATGCCGTTCAGCCGAAGCCTTTTTTCCGCTTGAACCTTCCCATTGAAGAACGTAAAAGGATCGCAGTGCAGCAAGTACTGTTTCTGATCGGGCAGCTTAAGCGTCTCCTTTTTTGCAAACGGACAATGCACCACTATGATTTCGTTCCAGGGATCAATTGCTGCAATGTTCTTCAGCTTGTAGGCCGTTACCTCTCCTGTACCGTCCATAAAAGAAAGATGCTCCTTGACTTCTTCCTCTTTTTGCAGACGAAAAGCGGGATGGCTTCTTCGCAGCCGGATCAGCTGGCGCACATATTCGACATCCTCGCAAAGCTCCGCACGCTTTTCCCAATCAAGCTTATTGATGTCATCTCCGGACCTGTAGCTGTTGCTGTCCCCATTCTTTGTTCGGCAAAATTCCTGCCCGGCGTGAAGAAATGGAACGCCTTGCGAAAGCAGGACGATCGACACCGCGAGCCTTTGCCTAAGCCGTTTAGTGTCCGCATCTTCTTCAAAACATAAGGCCATTTTATCCCAAAATGTATGATTGTCATGGCATTCCACATAATTGATTGACTGTGCCGGCTGCAAGAATCCGGGTGAACCGGCAATACCGTGCTGAAGCGCCGCTTTTTTTCCGGTGTCCCCTAAAGCATATCCGCGGTCGCTAAGCTCGAATGTACTCCCTTTGACTGCGTTCCTGAACCGATCATTAAAAAAGCCGACCGCCGGAACTTTTCCGGCATTTTGCAATGTTGCTTTTTGCCCGCTGTCAAGCGGGGTATTTAAATCCCAGCCCTCTCCGAACAGAGGCACGCCCGGCTTTACATTCTCGGCAAGCGTACTGATTTGGCGGACGGTTTCAATATCAAGAATGCCCATTAAATCAAAACGAATGCCGTCGACATCATATTCTTCCAGCCAATAGCGGACAGAATCGAGAATATATTTTCGCACCATCAGCCGCTCAGAAGCAATATCATTTCCGACGCCTGTTCCGTCGGATGGAAAACCGTATTCATTATGTCTGAAAAAATACCCGGGAACCGTTTTTTCAAAAGGGGACGTTTCCCTCTTGTACACATGATTATATACGGCATCCATAATCACGGAGAAGCCGTGTTTGTGCAGCGACTGAATCATCGTTTTCAGCTCGGTGATTCTGCATTTGGGGTTCTGCGGATCGAGCGAATAACTTCCTTCCGGGGCATTAAAATGGAGGGGGTTATAGCCCCAATTATAAGATTGATCAGGAGACAGCTCATCCACTCCGGCAAAATCGTGAAAGGGCAGAACCTCGATGTGGGTGACGCCGAGCTCTTTCAAATAGGCGATTCCCGTTGAGAAGCCGCCGGATGTTTCAGTTCCGTCCTCAGTAAAAGCAACATATTTGCCTTTATGGCGCATACCGCTGTCTTCATGAATCGAGAAATCGCGGATGTGAACCTCATATATAACCGCATCGCACGGACTGTGAAGTCTTGGAGCGCGGTGTTTTTCCACCTTGACTTCCTCTGGATCTAATACAACGCCTTTTTCACCGTTTGCCGTAACGGCTTTTGCATAAGGATCGACTGTCAATAACGGCTTCCCATTTACATAAAGCTCATATAAATAGGACCAGCCGTTTAGATCGCCTTCGACCGTTACCTCAAAAACGCCCTTTTTTCTGCGCATCATTTGAAAAGTATTTGTTTGAAGCGAATCAGGGTCCTCCAGCTTGATCGCTGCCGCACTCGCGGTCGGCGCCCATACCTTAAATAAAGTACTTCCTTTTGAATAAAAAGCGCCGAGGCGGCCGTCATAAAAAAAAGCCTTGTCAAACGCCGCGCTTCTCGTAACAGAGCCGATTTGCAGGTCTGTCCAGACGCTTTCTTCACAGCATACTTTGTGAACTCTTCCG
Coding sequences within it:
- a CDS encoding NAD-dependent malic enzyme yields the protein MSHNKLNEQVIETRLRGFEVLATPLLNKGVAFPPEERDALGLTGLLPPKVLTLEEQAKRAYKQFQSQPDDLSKNVYLTALHDRNEVLFYRLLNDHMTEMLPIVYTPTVGTAIQQYSHEYRKPRGLFLSVNDPEGMKTAFENLAAKRSRIDLIVATDAEGILGIGDWGVGGIAISIGKLAVYTAAAGIDPNRVLPVVIDAGTNQERLLNDPLYVGNQHSRIRGERYESFIDQYVQIATETFPGVLLHWEDFGTQNARQILKKYKDKICTFNDDIQGTGAVTLAAVLAAVKISKMPLKDHKVVIFGAGTAGIGNAEQIRAALVQEGVSEEESYRRFWCVDRNGLLTDDMNDLQDIQQPYARPADEVKDFSRNGPGDAIDLLEVVKRVQPTILIGTSTVSGAFTEEIVKEMAKHVKRPAIFPMSNPTPLSEARPEDLINWTEGRALVATGSPFAPVEYSGTRYAIGQANNAFVFPGLGLGTLVSKARLITDNMFYASAAAIAGMVDTGRPGAALLPEVEDLRTVSATVATAVIKAAIEDGVAENEPDDVIQAVQDAMWHPVYRPIRAI
- a CDS encoding YtzH-like family protein codes for the protein MGLNQQNQIHLLKDILSDHQADCTGTVAECEQMERIIKSLMANTNLDAGLKGVLEDIYLYSQKGRSSASINNHIQEHQDYLTQWVEDIDSFS
- a CDS encoding phosphotransferase family protein — protein: MNWLGQLLGSEWEISPAGGATGDAYYAEHNGQQLFLKRNSSPFLAVLSAEGIVPKLVWTKRMENGDVITAQHWLKGRELKPKDMNSQAVAEMLRKIHSSKELLDMLKRLGKQPFQPSSVITQLKQFIQARQYPIPQLDQALLYLEHHLEDVQSGEKVVCHCDVNHNNWLLTDQNQLYLIDWDGAMIADPAIDLGPLLYHYVEEREWGSWLERYGSSLTDNLRLRMAWYVLAEKAMTTLWQKAKGNQEGFHQGLEQLHELMERLARSS
- the trmB gene encoding tRNA (guanosine(46)-N7)-methyltransferase TrmB, which encodes MRMRHKPWADDYLAENSHIVISEPSQYKGKWHSVFGNDNPIHIEVGTGKGQFISGMALQNPDVNYIGIELFKSVIVTAVDKVKQTEAPNVKLLNINANMLSDVFADGEVDRVYLNFSDPWPKKRHEKRRLTNHAFLKKYEQVLGGKGAIHFKTDNRGLFEYSLTSFSEYGLVLTFVSLDLHQSDFEGNVMTEYEEKFAAKGQPIYRVEAEWRT
- a CDS encoding YtnP family quorum-quenching lactonase, yielding METLTIGRIKLTWLNGGVTHMDGGAMFGVVPKPLWSKKYYANEKNQIELRTDPILVQKDGTNLLIDSGIGLGKLTDKQKRNYGVTEESSIDDSLKALGLSTEDIKAVLMTHLHFDHACGLTRYEGESLVSVFPNAAIYTSAIEWEEMRNPNIRSKNTYWKENWEAVQHQVRTFDEKLEVLPGITMHHTGGHSDGHSVIVLEDAGETALHMADIMPTHAHQNPLWVLAYDDYPMTSIAAKQAWQAKAAEKNAWYIFYHDALYRALKWDENGDIAESVKRESR
- a CDS encoding PepSY domain-containing protein, whose protein sequence is MKLRHFLIGAGIGIAAAVVVKQYVMQPYISSEKALRIVKSAFKQRGPIDGSWIYTVPEAYTVNGETVMVYKTGITRSAFRELEQYEVMVDAKTGMIVDVIDTAA
- the pulA gene encoding type I pullulanase, producing MPGISRPFEAYLDEMRTITVLVPKSRASSCSPPFLLEDDQGERIELSVKAQVELEEQFKYVLESSCTVPFGRVHKVCCEESVWTDLQIGSVTRSAAFDKAFFYDGRLGAFYSKGSTLFKVWAPTASAAAIKLEDPDSLQTNTFQMMRRKKGVFEVTVEGDLNGWSYLYELYVNGKPLLTVDPYAKAVTANGEKGVVLDPEEVKVEKHRAPRLHSPCDAVIYEVHIRDFSIHEDSGMRHKGKYVAFTEDGTETSGGFSTGIAYLKELGVTHIEVLPFHDFAGVDELSPDQSYNWGYNPLHFNAPEGSYSLDPQNPKCRITELKTMIQSLHKHGFSVIMDAVYNHVYKRETSPFEKTVPGYFFRHNEYGFPSDGTGVGNDIASERLMVRKYILDSVRYWLEEYDVDGIRFDLMGILDIETVRQISTLAENVKPGVPLFGEGWDLNTPLDSGQKATLQNAGKVPAVGFFNDRFRNAVKGSTFELSDRGYALGDTGKKAALQHGIAGSPGFLQPAQSINYVECHDNHTFWDKMALCFEEDADTKRLRQRLAVSIVLLSQGVPFLHAGQEFCRTKNGDSNSYRSGDDINKLDWEKRAELCEDVEYVRQLIRLRRSHPAFRLQKEEEVKEHLSFMDGTGEVTAYKLKNIAAIDPWNEIIVVHCPFAKKETLKLPDQKQYLLHCDPFTFFNGKVQAEKRLRLNGIGTYVLYEPKGIF